In Candidatus Bathyarchaeota archaeon, a single window of DNA contains:
- a CDS encoding type II toxin-antitoxin system ParD family antitoxin has product MRLVTVKLPKALVEGIDELIKAGFYQSRSAAIRTAVRELLRKELWNNS; this is encoded by the coding sequence ATGAGGTTAGTAACCGTTAAGTTGCCTAAAGCCCTAGTGGAGGGGATAGATGAATTAATAAAGGCGGGCTTCTATCAAAGCAGGTCCGCCGCCATTAGGACGGCTGTTAGGGAGCTGCTCAGGAAGGAGCTCTGGAACAACAGCTGA
- a CDS encoding DegT/DnrJ/EryC1/StrS family aminotransferase, with amino-acid sequence MRDLIKINEPIIGEEEVRAVTEVLQSGILTDKSGMGPRVIEFERRFAEYTGAKYAVAVSSGTAALHAALLAAGVGPGDEVIIPSFTFSATAEAVMLTGARPVFADIDEETYTITIESVEEALSRKTKAIIPVDLYGLPADIDPILEMAEKRDICVIEDAAQSLGATYKDRRVGAIAHQTCFSFYASKHVTTGEGGMITTNDEYLAEALRMIRTHGESKPYWVERLGHNYRMTEMQAAMGIVQLQRLPKNIERRRENAAILTEKLEKAKKLALPFETGDKAHAWHLYTVRVRGANKGKRNKIVEYLRARRVSAAVYYPTPIHLLPYYKRLAESRRGTLSSAEKASSQVISLPVHPRVTPEDLDYIAKTLKKSLTK; translated from the coding sequence ATGCGGGATCTCATCAAGATAAATGAACCTATAATAGGGGAGGAGGAGGTCAGGGCGGTCACGGAGGTGCTTCAGAGCGGCATACTGACCGATAAGAGCGGCATGGGCCCGAGGGTCATAGAGTTTGAGCGGCGATTCGCCGAGTACACGGGCGCTAAATACGCCGTGGCGGTATCCAGCGGTACCGCAGCCCTCCACGCCGCCCTATTGGCTGCGGGGGTGGGTCCCGGAGACGAGGTGATAATCCCATCCTTCACTTTCTCAGCCACCGCGGAGGCGGTCATGCTCACGGGGGCGAGGCCTGTATTCGCGGATATAGACGAGGAAACGTATACTATAACCATTGAATCCGTGGAGGAGGCCCTCAGCCGTAAGACCAAGGCGATAATACCGGTAGACCTCTACGGCCTACCCGCGGATATCGATCCGATACTGGAGATGGCGGAGAAGAGGGACATATGCGTGATAGAGGATGCCGCCCAATCCCTCGGGGCCACCTATAAAGACAGGCGTGTAGGGGCGATAGCCCATCAGACCTGTTTCAGCTTCTACGCATCCAAACATGTAACGACGGGGGAGGGAGGTATGATCACAACGAATGATGAATACCTGGCGGAGGCCTTGAGGATGATCAGGACCCATGGGGAGAGCAAACCATACTGGGTGGAGAGGCTGGGCCACAACTACCGGATGACCGAGATGCAGGCCGCCATGGGGATCGTCCAGCTTCAGAGACTACCCAAGAACATAGAGAGGCGGAGGGAGAACGCCGCCATCCTCACCGAGAAGCTGGAAAAGGCTAAGAAGCTTGCACTGCCGTTTGAAACCGGAGATAAGGCTCACGCCTGGCATCTATACACAGTGAGGGTTAGAGGGGCAAATAAAGGGAAGAGAAACAAGATAGTGGAGTATCTAAGGGCCAGAAGGGTGTCGGCAGCCGTATACTACCCCACGCCCATCCATCTGCTCCCATACTATAAAAGGCTGGCTGAATCCAGGAGGGGGACACTATCCAGCGCTGAGAAGGCCTCCAGCCAGGTAATCTCCCTGCCGGTGCATCCTAGGGTTACCCCGGAGGACCTGGATTACATAGCGAAAACCTTAAAGAAATCGTTGACGAAATGA
- a CDS encoding 4Fe-4S dicluster domain-containing protein, with product MDKVLREEEISHLVEELISRYQVFGPKRKGSDHVFDEIRSSDELDLSYVTTILPPKKFLLPQREKILSFGPGATPEEPKPPRKQLIFGIHSCDLNAILILDKVFLDKYPLPSYAERRKNLVTVALTCTEVDRACFCSSMGTGPSPDQGYDLLLTRLGGRYLAEAGSPEGEEILNLVEGEEAEPKDYEAKHRLIEEVRGKFRKRVDTEGLPEVIGESLQHGIWDELGEICLACAQCVMSCPTCYCFDVRDRLELNLKEGFRFKEWDSCLLLEFAEVALGGNFRGSRAARIRQFIGHNLGWGGGCQYEALDGMFKCVGCGRCIRVCPVHIDLTDAAARLRGEIVAKSV from the coding sequence ATGGATAAGGTCCTGAGGGAGGAAGAAATCAGCCATCTTGTGGAGGAGCTGATCTCCAGATATCAAGTCTTCGGACCTAAAAGGAAGGGTTCAGACCACGTCTTTGACGAGATCAGATCCAGCGATGAACTCGACCTATCCTATGTTACAACGATCCTCCCCCCGAAGAAGTTCCTCCTCCCCCAAAGGGAGAAGATCCTATCCTTCGGCCCCGGAGCCACTCCAGAAGAACCCAAGCCGCCGCGGAAGCAGCTGATATTCGGAATCCACTCATGCGATCTAAATGCAATCCTCATCCTAGATAAGGTATTCCTAGACAAATATCCGCTGCCCAGCTATGCGGAGAGGAGGAAGAACCTTGTCACGGTCGCCTTAACATGCACCGAAGTGGATCGCGCCTGCTTCTGCTCCTCGATGGGGACGGGGCCCTCCCCGGATCAGGGATACGACCTCCTCCTCACCCGGCTAGGGGGCCGATACCTCGCGGAGGCGGGCAGCCCGGAGGGCGAGGAGATCTTGAACTTAGTTGAAGGCGAGGAGGCTGAACCTAAAGATTACGAGGCCAAACACAGGCTCATAGAGGAGGTGAGGGGAAAGTTCAGGAAGAGGGTTGATACAGAGGGGCTGCCCGAGGTCATCGGGGAGAGCCTCCAACACGGGATATGGGATGAGCTTGGAGAGATCTGCCTCGCATGCGCCCAATGCGTCATGTCCTGCCCCACATGTTACTGCTTCGACGTCAGGGATAGGCTGGAGCTCAACCTTAAAGAGGGTTTCAGGTTTAAAGAGTGGGATTCATGCCTCCTACTCGAGTTCGCAGAGGTGGCCCTGGGCGGAAACTTCAGGGGCAGCAGGGCTGCGAGGATAAGGCAGTTTATAGGCCATAACCTAGGCTGGGGAGGGGGATGCCAATACGAAGCCCTGGATGGAATGTTCAAGTGCGTGGGGTGCGGCAGATGCATCAGGGTGTGCCCCGTCCATATAGACTTAACCGATGCAGCGGCTAGATTGAGGGGTGAGATAGTTGCAAAATCCGTATAG
- a CDS encoding FAD/NAD(P)-binding protein yields the protein MQNPYRPIPARIDRIVRVRRDVKTYTLSLLNAEDEAFQPVEPGQFIMISVPGLGEAAFSVSSWNSEGRVFDTTIRRVGRLTSYLDGLSEGDEVGVRGPYGRGWPLKESEGKDILLIAGGIGLAPLKPVISYIAHNRERYGLLEILYGARTPDELIFMDEYDAWRRIKDTILRLTVDMVPKGVIWDYNVGLVPILIEDVEVRPEGSEVMVCGPEVMMHFVVKALTSRGFSEDQIYLSLERRMKCGIGQCGHCQIGSKYVCRDGPVFSYAEIMGLPDVNI from the coding sequence TTGCAAAATCCGTATAGGCCTATCCCTGCGAGGATCGATAGGATAGTGAGGGTTCGGAGGGACGTGAAGACTTATACCCTATCCCTCCTAAACGCGGAAGATGAGGCTTTTCAACCCGTAGAACCGGGGCAGTTCATAATGATCTCGGTTCCAGGACTCGGGGAGGCTGCTTTCTCCGTCAGTTCGTGGAACAGCGAGGGCAGGGTCTTCGACACGACTATTAGGAGGGTGGGCCGTCTAACCTCATATCTTGACGGGCTCAGCGAGGGAGATGAGGTGGGGGTTAGAGGACCTTACGGTAGGGGATGGCCCCTGAAGGAGTCTGAGGGCAAGGATATACTCCTGATAGCAGGGGGGATAGGCCTAGCCCCGTTGAAGCCCGTGATCTCCTACATAGCCCATAACAGGGAGAGATATGGGTTGCTCGAGATCCTATACGGAGCCAGGACGCCCGACGAACTAATATTCATGGATGAGTACGATGCGTGGAGGAGGATTAAGGATACCATCCTGAGGTTGACGGTTGACATGGTGCCGAAAGGGGTGATCTGGGACTATAACGTGGGGCTCGTCCCAATCCTCATAGAGGATGTGGAGGTGAGGCCTGAGGGCTCCGAGGTCATGGTATGCGGGCCGGAGGTAATGATGCACTTCGTCGTCAAAGCTCTGACTTCACGGGGGTTCAGCGAGGATCAGATATATCTATCCCTGGAGAGGAGGATGAAATGCGGGATAGGACAATGCGGCCATTGCCAAATAGGCTCCAAATACGTCTGCAGAGATGGACCTGTATTCTCATATGCTGAGATCATGGGCCTACCCGACGTCAACATTTGA
- a CDS encoding oxidoreductase, with the protein MRDKLKIAVVKMTGCAGCQMEFLRLEEEFMDLLEKVDIEYFVMAKRENHPGPYDLVFIEGSVSTPRELEELRELRRRSEILVAFGDCACTGCIPSILNWVPPIVSSRVYEDFTAIHSRKESFQRIIPLAEFVEVDVHLRGCPPHKDTILEVLKAGLLGVKPWLRLHPVCVECKLKENGCLLTSEHRPCMGPVTAAGCGAICPSVGRICEGCYGPMSDANPESLARVFMEECGLSKDEVVRKFRKYAGAARAFLKVAGGG; encoded by the coding sequence ATGAGAGATAAGCTGAAGATAGCTGTGGTGAAGATGACCGGCTGCGCTGGGTGCCAGATGGAGTTCCTCCGCCTGGAGGAGGAGTTCATGGATCTGCTTGAAAAAGTGGATATAGAATACTTCGTAATGGCGAAGCGTGAAAACCATCCAGGCCCCTACGATCTAGTCTTCATAGAGGGCTCCGTATCAACCCCTAGGGAGCTCGAGGAGTTGAGGGAGCTCAGGAGGCGGAGCGAGATCCTCGTGGCGTTCGGGGACTGTGCATGCACCGGCTGCATCCCTTCCATCCTGAACTGGGTCCCACCCATAGTCTCATCGAGGGTCTACGAAGACTTCACAGCCATACATTCGAGGAAGGAGTCCTTCCAGAGGATCATCCCTCTAGCCGAGTTCGTGGAGGTGGACGTGCACCTACGCGGCTGTCCACCCCATAAGGATACTATCCTGGAGGTTTTGAAGGCGGGGCTCTTAGGGGTTAAGCCTTGGCTGAGGCTCCACCCGGTGTGCGTGGAATGTAAATTGAAGGAGAACGGCTGCCTGCTCACATCGGAACATAGGCCGTGTATGGGGCCAGTCACAGCCGCCGGCTGCGGCGCCATATGTCCATCCGTGGGGAGGATATGCGAGGGATGCTACGGCCCCATGAGCGACGCTAACCCCGAATCCCTAGCCAGGGTGTTCATGGAGGAATGCGGCCTCTCGAAGGATGAGGTGGTGAGGAAGTTCCGTAAATACGCGGGGGCCGCCCGGGCCTTCCTCAAAGTGGCGGGTGGTGGTTAG
- a CDS encoding Ni/Fe hydrogenase subunit alpha has protein sequence MEKNIRVDYIARVEGQGELTIKVVDGTPETVQFGIFEPPKFFEAFLVGRDFREIHELTSRICGICPVPHQIAALRAVEKAVGIEVDEYTRQLRRLMNFGSHLQSHVLNLYLLAAPDYLGYESAISLARDNPELLKKGLKLKKLGNDIIEVVGGRAVHPVSAVVGGFTHTPSRAKLEDLKDRLREARRDSEETVRLFSELDLPDFERNEEQIALTRGGEYPINEGTLKSTGGLEAGEDEYRRYIKEVQVDYSWAKHSIVEGRGSFMVGPLPRVNLNYRVLSDGAREAAEAAGFKPVVHRPFEALLARAIEVLNAVEQSILIIEDLPKGKAVREDAFKPRSGFGCAVVEAPRGLLYHAYKVNDKGLVEEADIVTPTAMNARNIEEDLKGYLPTIADLREEEMILRCEMLVRAYDPCISCSVHVHRA, from the coding sequence GTGGAGAAGAACATCCGCGTCGACTACATAGCCAGGGTTGAGGGCCAGGGAGAACTTACGATAAAGGTTGTGGATGGGACGCCTGAAACCGTGCAGTTCGGCATATTCGAACCTCCGAAGTTCTTCGAGGCCTTCCTCGTAGGGAGGGATTTCAGGGAGATCCACGAGCTCACCTCCAGGATCTGTGGCATATGCCCGGTGCCGCATCAGATAGCAGCCCTGAGGGCCGTCGAGAAGGCGGTGGGGATCGAGGTGGACGAGTATACGAGGCAGCTGAGGAGGCTTATGAACTTCGGATCCCACCTGCAAAGCCACGTGTTAAACCTATACCTTCTAGCCGCGCCGGATTACCTGGGCTACGAGAGCGCGATATCCCTAGCGAGGGATAACCCGGAGCTACTGAAGAAAGGCTTGAAGTTGAAGAAGCTGGGCAACGACATAATCGAGGTGGTGGGGGGGAGGGCCGTACACCCCGTATCGGCTGTGGTTGGAGGGTTCACCCATACCCCGAGCAGGGCGAAGCTGGAGGATCTGAAGGACCGGCTCAGAGAGGCTAGGAGGGACTCGGAGGAGACCGTGCGGCTTTTCTCAGAGCTCGATCTCCCGGATTTCGAGAGGAACGAGGAGCAGATAGCCCTGACCCGTGGAGGGGAGTACCCCATAAACGAGGGTACGTTGAAGTCCACGGGGGGCTTAGAGGCCGGGGAGGACGAATACAGGAGATACATAAAGGAGGTTCAAGTCGACTATTCCTGGGCTAAGCACTCCATAGTGGAGGGAAGGGGCTCATTCATGGTTGGGCCGTTGCCGAGGGTGAACTTGAATTACAGGGTTCTCTCCGATGGAGCTAGGGAGGCCGCTGAGGCTGCCGGGTTTAAACCTGTGGTTCACAGACCTTTCGAAGCGCTGCTCGCCAGGGCCATAGAGGTCTTAAACGCCGTCGAGCAGTCAATCCTAATAATCGAGGATCTTCCTAAGGGTAAAGCTGTCCGGGAGGATGCGTTTAAGCCGAGGTCGGGTTTCGGATGCGCCGTGGTGGAGGCTCCCAGGGGGCTGCTCTACCACGCCTATAAGGTAAACGATAAAGGCCTAGTGGAGGAGGCGGATATAGTAACCCCTACCGCCATGAACGCGAGGAACATAGAGGAGGACTTGAAGGGCTACCTTCCCACCATAGCCGATCTGCGGGAGGAGGAGATGATCCTTAGATGCGAGATGCTGGTGAGAGCATACGACCCATGCATCTCCTGCTCGGTGCATGTCCATAGAGCTTGA
- a CDS encoding nitroreductase family protein, whose protein sequence is MDLFQVLASRRSVRRFKPDPVPEGLVEKLLNAGVCAPTAGNIQPWRFIVVDDPSTLEMIRKVSPGYFGGAPLAIIVCSDRGRSYELGGIVARDYLSIVDCAIAAGYILLAAQALGLGGCCIKSFSTPAVKEILEIPGGVEPELMLAIGWPDEQPMRPPKLGLEEITYRNVYGERWRG, encoded by the coding sequence ATGGATCTCTTCCAGGTCCTAGCCTCCAGGAGGAGCGTGAGAAGGTTTAAGCCCGACCCTGTGCCTGAAGGGTTGGTGGAGAAACTCCTCAACGCCGGTGTATGTGCACCCACAGCCGGCAACATCCAGCCTTGGAGGTTCATAGTTGTAGATGATCCTTCAACCCTTGAGATGATCCGGAAGGTATCGCCTGGATACTTCGGCGGGGCGCCTCTAGCGATCATCGTATGCTCCGATAGGGGGAGAAGCTATGAGTTGGGGGGAATAGTGGCCAGGGACTATTTAAGCATAGTTGACTGCGCCATAGCGGCCGGCTACATATTACTGGCAGCTCAAGCGCTCGGGCTGGGGGGATGCTGCATCAAATCTTTCTCAACCCCAGCCGTCAAGGAGATCCTCGAGATACCTGGAGGGGTTGAGCCCGAGCTCATGCTGGCGATAGGCTGGCCGGATGAGCAGCCGATGAGACCTCCAAAGCTCGGATTGGAGGAGATAACCTACCGTAACGTTTATGGTGAGAGATGGAGGGGTTAG
- a CDS encoding pyruvoyl-dependent arginine decarboxylase, producing the protein MPLLEEVNIIEMAGERIEVFLPKAYFVTSGEGLSAESPLNAFDNALRSAGVDACNLVYVSSIIPKDAVEVKRRRITPGTITFAVVARMDGDEGEVIGAGIGYSKCENRTGPTYGFVAENHGYKDSKTIEDELMGRLQRMASSRGLKLVNPKVVSRSMRVPKDRYGCCVVAFIYLPHNLYPRNEDKG; encoded by the coding sequence TTGCCTTTATTAGAGGAGGTTAACATAATAGAGATGGCTGGAGAGAGGATAGAGGTATTCCTTCCCAAGGCCTACTTCGTTACGAGCGGTGAGGGGCTCAGCGCCGAGTCACCGCTCAACGCCTTCGACAACGCCTTAAGATCCGCCGGGGTGGATGCCTGCAACCTCGTCTACGTCTCCTCGATAATACCGAAGGATGCCGTGGAGGTGAAGAGGAGGAGGATAACCCCGGGAACCATAACATTCGCCGTCGTGGCCAGGATGGACGGTGATGAGGGCGAGGTTATAGGCGCTGGGATAGGCTACAGCAAATGCGAGAATAGGACTGGCCCCACCTACGGCTTCGTAGCCGAGAACCACGGCTACAAAGACTCCAAGACCATAGAGGACGAGCTCATGGGAAGGCTTCAGAGGATGGCCTCCTCCAGGGGTTTAAAGCTGGTTAACCCTAAGGTGGTGTCCAGGAGCATGAGGGTGCCGAAGGATAGATACGGCTGCTGCGTGGTGGCGTTCATATACCTCCCCCATAACCTCTATCCAAGGAATGAGGATAAGGGATAA
- a CDS encoding deoxyhypusine synthase produces the protein MASIKDRVGLPRVTPRPLDHASVEDLVDHMGSSNSFNARRLHEACAIYGKMITEDATICLTLAGAFTPTGLGMAVNSLMEKGLVDFIISTGANLYHDIHFALDLPVYQGDFRMDDSELLERGLVRIYDVFIPVEVLLETDRFIRGALRDLGGRVVSSSQLHHLLGERLLEVAGHPERSILAKAASLDVPVYTPSPGDSSIGLNLAAEKLRGEGVVVDPDLDVIETSSIVYSSRKNGVVILGGGAPKNFYMQTQPFLSQILSISKGGHDYFIQITMDAPHWGGLSGATHNEAVSWGKMNPKEIGNGVTVYSDFTLAAPILFSYASLKYERPLRRLYAEREKLVENLKNEVEMRNR, from the coding sequence ATGGCCTCAATAAAGGATCGCGTCGGCCTTCCCAGGGTAACCCCTAGGCCCTTGGACCACGCCTCCGTGGAGGACCTAGTGGACCACATGGGGTCTTCGAACTCCTTTAACGCCAGGAGGCTTCACGAGGCCTGCGCCATATACGGGAAGATGATAACGGAGGACGCCACCATATGCCTAACCTTGGCGGGGGCCTTCACGCCCACGGGGTTAGGGATGGCTGTAAACTCGCTCATGGAGAAGGGATTGGTAGACTTCATAATCTCCACGGGCGCCAACCTTTACCACGACATCCACTTCGCCTTGGACCTCCCGGTGTATCAGGGCGATTTCAGGATGGATGATTCAGAGCTCCTGGAGAGGGGCTTGGTCAGGATCTACGACGTATTCATACCGGTGGAGGTGCTGCTGGAGACGGATCGCTTCATTAGAGGCGCGTTGAGGGATCTGGGCGGCAGGGTGGTCTCCAGCTCCCAGCTCCACCACCTTCTAGGCGAGAGATTGCTCGAGGTGGCGGGGCATCCTGAGAGGTCGATCCTCGCTAAGGCGGCATCATTGGACGTCCCGGTCTATACGCCCTCCCCCGGGGATTCATCCATAGGGCTTAACCTGGCGGCTGAGAAGCTTAGAGGTGAAGGGGTTGTGGTGGATCCGGACCTTGACGTGATAGAGACCTCCTCCATAGTCTATTCGAGCCGTAAAAACGGTGTGGTAATCCTCGGCGGGGGGGCTCCTAAAAACTTTTATATGCAGACGCAGCCGTTCCTCAGCCAGATCCTATCGATAAGTAAGGGAGGCCACGACTACTTCATCCAGATAACCATGGACGCGCCCCATTGGGGCGGCTTATCCGGGGCAACCCATAACGAGGCCGTGTCATGGGGGAAGATGAACCCTAAAGAGATAGGGAACGGCGTCACAGTATACTCCGACTTCACCTTAGCCGCACCAATCCTCTTCTCATACGCTTCACTCAAGTATGAGAGGCCCCTGAGACGCCTATACGCCGAACGGGAGAAACTCGTAGAGAACTTGAAGAACGAGGTGGAGATGAGAAACAGGTGA
- a CDS encoding orotidine 5'-phosphate decarboxylase, whose amino-acid sequence MGMFHVDHGIIVACDVEGLRALEKLVESTSSLEFIAGYKVGSPLAIRYGLRRVNRIIKEFSPLPVIYDHQKYGTDIPEICAGPQLKAIEASKIEGLIIFPQAGIETLRRTVESCLEAGITPIVGGEMTHKGYLEGEGGYISGDAPDRIYRNAAALGVTHFVVPGNKPASIERYKRIIEMEGVGNPVFMFPGVGRSQGGDVKAALKAAKPHRGFPIIGRGIYGEPDPREAAVEFWRMIQEEME is encoded by the coding sequence GTGGGTATGTTCCACGTCGATCATGGGATCATCGTCGCATGCGACGTCGAGGGCTTGAGGGCCCTAGAGAAACTCGTCGAATCCACCTCCAGCCTAGAGTTCATAGCGGGCTATAAAGTGGGCTCGCCGCTCGCCATCCGGTATGGTTTAAGGAGGGTAAACAGGATCATCAAGGAGTTTTCACCCCTCCCAGTAATATATGATCATCAGAAGTACGGCACGGATATACCCGAGATATGCGCGGGGCCCCAGCTGAAGGCTATAGAAGCCTCAAAGATTGAAGGGTTGATAATATTCCCCCAGGCGGGGATAGAAACCCTGAGGAGGACGGTGGAGTCATGCCTAGAAGCTGGGATAACTCCGATAGTGGGCGGCGAGATGACGCATAAGGGATACTTAGAGGGGGAGGGCGGCTATATATCGGGCGATGCCCCAGATAGGATTTATAGGAACGCCGCGGCCCTAGGCGTGACCCATTTCGTGGTGCCGGGTAATAAGCCCGCCTCGATAGAACGCTATAAGAGAATAATAGAGATGGAGGGGGTAGGGAACCCGGTGTTCATGTTCCCGGGAGTAGGGAGAAGCCAGGGAGGCGATGTTAAAGCAGCCCTTAAAGCCGCCAAGCCGCACAGGGGCTTCCCCATAATCGGCCGGGGGATCTATGGAGAACCCGACCCGAGGGAGGCCGCCGTGGAATTCTGGCGGATGATCCAGGAGGAAATGGAATAA
- the rpiA gene encoding ribose-5-phosphate isomerase RpiA, whose amino-acid sequence MLAAKAALDYVEDGMKLGIGSGRAVAKFIEALGVRLKEEGIAVKAVPTSVKTELLCMEHGIPLTTLNEAPSLDLDVDGADQVERTSLNMIKGGGGALLREKIVASASDKRIIIIEEGKLADKLSWKIPLEVLPFALGFCLKQLRRLGKPEVREGTGKLGPIVTDNGNYIVDLDVGTIEDPYKIEEGLRRIPGVLETGLFLNLADKVIVGKSTGRIEILERNSP is encoded by the coding sequence ATCCTAGCGGCGAAGGCCGCCCTGGACTACGTCGAGGACGGGATGAAGCTGGGCATCGGGAGCGGGAGAGCCGTCGCAAAGTTCATCGAGGCACTAGGCGTAAGGTTGAAGGAGGAAGGGATAGCCGTCAAGGCCGTACCCACATCGGTTAAGACGGAGCTCCTATGCATGGAGCATGGAATACCCCTGACCACGCTGAACGAGGCCCCTAGCCTAGACTTGGATGTGGATGGAGCGGACCAGGTGGAGAGGACCTCCCTGAACATGATCAAGGGGGGAGGGGGAGCACTCCTGAGGGAGAAGATAGTGGCCTCAGCATCGGATAAGCGCATAATAATCATAGAGGAAGGGAAACTAGCCGATAAGCTGAGCTGGAAGATCCCCTTAGAGGTCCTGCCGTTCGCCCTAGGATTCTGCCTTAAACAGTTGAGGAGGCTTGGAAAACCCGAGGTGAGGGAGGGCACAGGTAAGCTGGGACCCATAGTAACCGATAACGGCAACTACATAGTCGACCTGGACGTGGGAACCATAGAGGACCCCTATAAAATCGAGGAGGGGTTGAGGAGGATCCCTGGCGTATTAGAGACGGGATTATTCCTCAATCTCGCAGATAAGGTGATAGTGGGGAAGAGCACGGGTCGAATAGAAATCCTGGAAAGGAACAGCCCATAA